One Vespa crabro chromosome 1, iyVesCrab1.2, whole genome shotgun sequence genomic region harbors:
- the LOC124426086 gene encoding probable cyclin-dependent serine/threonine-protein kinase DDB_G0292550 — protein sequence NNNNNNNNNNNNNNNNNNNNYNNSNNNNNTNNSKNNNNNNNINNNNNNNNNNNNNDNNNNNNNNNNNNNNNNNNNNNNNNNINNNNNNYDNKNHNNNNNNKNNNNNNNNNINNNNNNYNNNNNNNNNNNNNNNNYNNNNNNNKNNNNNNNNNNSNNNNNINNNNNNNNNNNNYNNNNNNNNNNNNNNNNNNNNNNNNNNNNNNNNNNNNNNYNNNYNNNNNNNKNNNNNNNNNNNNNNNNNNNNNNNNNNNSNNNNNNNNNNNNNNNNNNKSNNNNNNNNNNNNNNNNNNNNNSNNYYNNNNNNNNNNNNNNNNNNNNNNNNNNNYNNNNNNNKNNNNNNNKNINNNNKNNNNNNNNNNNNNNNNNNNNNNNNNNNNNNNNNNNNNNNNNNNYNNNYNNNNNNNKNNNNNNNNNNNNNNNNNNNNNNNNNNNNSNNNNNNNNNNNNNNNNNNKSNNNNNNNNNNNNNNNNNNNNNSNNNYNNNNNNNNNNNNNNNNSNNYYNNNNNNNNNNNNINNNNNNNNNNNNNNNNNN from the exons aataacaataataataataataataataataataataataataataataataataacaattataataatagt aataataataacaataccaataacagtaaaaataacaataacaataacaatataaataataataataataataataataataataacaataacgataacaataacaataacaataataataataataataataataacaataataataacaataacaataacaataacaatatcaataacaataataataactatgacaataaaaatcacaataataataataataataaaaataataacaacaataacaataacaatatcaataacaataataataactataacaataacaataacaataataataacaataacaataataataataattataataataataacaataataataaaaataataataataataataataataataacagtaataacaataataacattaataataataataataacaataacaataacaataactataacaataacaataacaacaataataataataataataataataataataacaacaataacaataacaataacaataataataataataataataacaataataataacaataactataacaataactataacaataacaataacaataacaaaaacaataataataataataataataataataataataacaacaataacaataacaataataataataataataataataatagtaataataataataataataacaataataataataataataacaataataataataaaagcaacaataataataataataataataataataataataataataacaataacaataacaataacagtaataattattataataataataataataataataataataataataacaat aacaataataataataataacaataacaataataataataattataataataataacaataataataaaaataataataataataataataaaaacattaataataataataaaaataataacaataacaataacaataacaacaataataataataataataataataataataataacaacaataacaataacaataacaataataataataataataataacaataataataacaataactataacaataactataacaataacaataacaataacaaaaacaataataataataataataataataataataacaacaataacaataacaataataataataataataataataataataatagtaataataataataataataacaataataataataataataacaataataataataaaagcaacaataataataataataataataataataataataataataacaataacaataacaataacagtaataataattataataataataataataataataataataataataacaataacaataacagtaataattattataataataataataataataataataataataataacattaacaataacaataacaataacaataacaataacaataacaataacaataacaat
- the LOC124422717 gene encoding probable cyclin-dependent serine/threonine-protein kinase DDB_G0292550 has protein sequence NNYNNNNNNNNNNNNNNNNNNNNNNNNNNNNNNNNNNNNNNYNNNYNNNNNNNKNNNNNNNNNNNNNNNNNNNNNNNNNNSNNNNNNNNNNNNNNNNNNKSNNNNNNNNNNNNNNNNNNNNSNNYYNNNNNNNNNNNNNNSNNYNNNNNNNNNNNNNNNNNNNDNNNNNNNNNNNNNNNNNNNNNNNNNNNNNNNNNNNNNNNNNNNNNYNNNYNNNNNNNKNNNNNNNNNNNNNNNNNNNNNNNNNNNNNSNNNNNNNNNNNNNNNNNNKSNNNNNNNNNNNNNNNNNNNNSNNYYNNNNNNNNNNNNNNNNSNNYYNNNNNNNNNNNNINNNNNNNNNNNNNNNNNNNNNNYNNNNSNNNNNINNSNNNKDNVNTNDNNNNNNNNNNNNNNNNNNNNNNNNNNNNDNNNNNDNNNYNNNNNNNNNNNNNNNNNNNKNNNNNNNNNNNNNNNNNNNNNNNNNNYNNNNNNNKNNNNNNNKNINNNNKNNNNNNNNNNNNNNNNNNNNNNNNNNNNDDDNNNNNDNNNNNNNNNNNNNNN, from the exons aataactataacaataacaataacaacaataataataataataataataataataataacaacaataacaataacaataacaataataataataataataataacaataataataacaataactataacaataactataacaataacaataacaataacaaaaacaataataataataataataataataataataacaacaataacaataacaataataataataataataataataatagtaataataataataataataacaataataataataataataacaataataataataaaagcaacaataataataataataataataataataataataataacaataacaataacaataacagtaataattattataataataataataataataataataataacaataacaataacagtaataattataataataataataataataataataataataataataataataacaataacaataacgataacaat aataataacaataacaataacaataacaacaataataataataataataataataataataataacaacaataacaataacaataacaataataataataataataataacaataataataacaataactataacaataactataacaataacaataacaataacaaaaacaataataataataataataataataataataataacaacaataacaataacaataataataataataataataataataataatagtaataataataataataataacaataataataataataataacaataataataataaaagcaacaataataataataataataataataataataataataacaataacaataacaataacagtaataattattataataataataataataataataataataataataacaataacaataacagtaataattattataataataataataataataataataataataataacattaacaataacaataacaataacaataacaataacaataacaataacaataacaataacaataacaattataataataataatagtaataataacaataatattaataatagtaataataataaagacaatgtcaataccaatgataataataataacaataacaataacaataacaataacaataacaataacaataataataataataacaataacaacaacaataacgataacaataacaataacgataacaataactataacaataacaataacaataacaataacaataacaataacaataacaataacaataacaaaaacaataataataataataataataataataataataacaataataataataataacaataacaataataataataattataataataataacaataataataaaaataataataataataataataaaaacattaataataataataaaaataataacaataacaataacaataacaacaataataataataataataataataataataataataataacaataacaataacgatgacgataacaataacaataacgataacaataacaataacaataacaataacaataacaataacaataac
- the LOC124432835 gene encoding probable cyclin-dependent serine/threonine-protein kinase DDB_G0292550: NDNNNYNNNNNNNNNNNNNNNNNNNKNNNNNNNNNNNNNNNNNNNNNNNNNNYNNNNNNNKNNNNNNNKNINNNNKNNNNNNNNNNNNNNNNNNNNNNNNNNNNDDDNNNNNDNNNNNNNNNNNNNNNNNKNNNNNNNNNNNNNNNNNNNNNNNNNNNNNNNNNNNNNNNYNNNYNNNNNNNKNNNNNNNNNNNNNNNNNNNNNNNNNNSNNNNNNNNNNNNNNNNNNKSNNNNNNNNNNNNNNNNNNNNNNNNNNNNNNNYNNNNNNNKNNNNNNNKNINNNNKNNNNNNNNNNNNNNNNNNNNNNNNNNNNNNNNNNNNNNNNNNNYNNNYNNNNNNNKNNNNNNNNNNNNNNNNNNNNNNNNNNNNNSNINNNNNNNNNNNNNNNNKSNNNNNNNNNNNNNNNNNNNSNNYYNNNNNNNNNNNNNNNNSNNYYNNNNNNNNNNNNINNNNNNNNNNNNNNNNNNNNNNYNNNNSNNNNNNNNNNNNNNNNNNNNNNNNNNNNNNNKNNNNNNNNKNNNNNNSNNNNNNNNNNNNNINNNNNNNNNNNNNNNNNNNNNNNNNNNNNNNNNNNNNNNNISNNNNNNNNNNNNDNKDNNNNNNIINNNNNNNNNNNNNNNNNNNNNNNNNNNNNKNNININNNNN; the protein is encoded by the exons aacgataacaataactataacaataacaataacaataacaataacaataacaataacaataacaataacaataacaaaaacaataataataataataataataataataataataacaataataataataataacaataacaataataataataattataataataataacaataataataaaaataataataataataataataaaaacattaataataataataaaaataataacaataacaataacaataacaacaataataataataataataataataataataataataataacaataacaataacgatgacgataacaataacaataacgataacaataacaataacaataacaataacaataacaataacaataacaataacaaaaacaataataat aataacaacaataataataataataataataataataataacaacaataacaataacaataacaataataataataataataataacaataataataacaataactataacaataactataacaataacaataacaataacaaaaacaataataataataataataataataataataacaacaataacaataacaataataataataataataataataatagtaataataataataataataacaataataataataataataacaataataataataaaagcaacaataataataataataataataataataataataataacaataacaataac aataataataataataacaataacaataataataataattataataataataacaataataataaaaataataataataataataataaaaacattaataataataataaaaataataacaataacaataacaataacaacaataataataataataataataataataataataacaacaataacaataacaataacaataataataataataataataacaataataataacaataactataacaataactataacaataacaataacaataacaaaaacaataataataataataataataataataataataacaacaataacaataacaataataataataataataataataataataatagtaatattaataataataataacaataataataataataataacaataataataataaaagcaacaataataataataataataataataataataataacaataacaataacaataacagtaataattattataataataataataataataataataataataataacaataacaataacagtaataattattataataataataataataataataataataataataacattaacaataacaataacaataacaataacaataacaataacaataacaataacaataacaataacaattataataataataatagtaataataacaataat aataataataataataataataataataataacaacaacaataacaataacaataataataataataataataataataaaaataataataataataataataataaaaataataataataataacagtaataacaacaataataataacaataacaataacaataacattaacaataacaataacaataacaataacaataacaataacaataacaataacaataacaataataataataataacaataacaataataataataataataataataataataataataatatcagtaataacaataataacaataataataataataacaatgacaataaggataacaataacaataataacattattaataataataataataataataataataataataataataataataataataataataacaataataataataataacaataacaataaaaataacattaacattaacaataacaataac
- the LOC124422893 gene encoding glycosyltransferase-like protein gnt13, whose amino-acid sequence NNNNNNNNNYNNNNNNNNNNNNNNNNNNNNNNNNNNNNNNNNNNNNNNYNNNYNNNNNNNKNNNNNNNNNNNNNNNNNNNNNNNNNNNSNNNNNNNNNNNNNNNNNNKSNNNNNNNNNNNNNNNNNNNNNNNNNNNNNNNNNNNNNNNNNNND is encoded by the coding sequence aataataacaataacaataacaataactataacaataacaataacaacaataataataataataataataataataataacaacaataacaataacaataacaataataataataataataataacaataataataacaataactataacaataactataacaataacaataacaataacaaaaacaataataataataataataataataataataacaacaataacaataacaataataataataataataataataataatagtaataataataataataataacaataataataataataataacaataataataataaaagcaacaacaataataataataataataataataataataataataataataacaataacaataacaataataataataataataataataataataataataataataataataataacaataacaataacgat